Proteins co-encoded in one Kribbella qitaiheensis genomic window:
- a CDS encoding MarR family winged helix-turn-helix transcriptional regulator, producing MSASRKPDFGILLLLADQEFVRELRASLAAQGFDEQGRSDGFVLRSVGANPMTISALAERLEISKQGAGQIVDDMESRGYVERHPDPTDGRARLIHLSERGQAALAAARKFHQTYERHLRKEHGDAAIDAVRAVLTSMAGEPQTTDPHFRALMF from the coding sequence ATGAGTGCCTCACGCAAGCCTGATTTCGGCATCCTGCTGCTGCTGGCCGACCAGGAGTTCGTCCGCGAACTCCGGGCCTCACTGGCCGCCCAGGGCTTCGACGAACAGGGCCGCTCGGACGGATTCGTCCTGCGCTCGGTCGGCGCGAACCCGATGACGATCAGCGCACTGGCCGAGCGCCTGGAGATCAGCAAACAAGGCGCCGGCCAGATCGTCGACGACATGGAGAGCCGGGGCTATGTCGAACGCCACCCCGACCCCACCGACGGCCGGGCCCGCCTGATCCACCTGTCCGAGCGCGGCCAGGCGGCCCTCGCGGCAGCCCGAAAGTTCCACCAAACCTACGAACGCCACCTCCGCAAGGAACACGGCGACGCCGCGATCGACGCAGTACGAGCGGTACTCACTTCAATGGCCGGCGAACCACAGACCACCGACCCTCACTTCAGGGCGCTGATGTTCTAG
- a CDS encoding serine hydrolase domain-containing protein, with amino-acid sequence MELTRRNLGKLVVATGAAAAVGTAVGTAAGRPADAAATWLATGTAVPALAGFDNQLKTFMQARGITGGQVAVTYKGRLVLARGYSTSSTLTVQPTSLFRVASLTKSFTSAAILKLVQDGKLSLSTPVTSILTFTPPTGQTVDPRLKTVTIKRLLQHLGGWDRELSGDPTGMDATISKALGVPMELRHADVIKFMAGRKLDNAPGTKVAYSNYGFLLAGRVIEKVSGLPYATYVQQKLLTPLKITRMQQGYTIAKHAGEVPYESQYTAKTVLDNSGTVVPAPYGSFSMRIHDANGGWIASAPDLVRWAKMFDAPSTVLNSTSLSSVWAKPETGLQPDGWYYGLGWQVRPTTGGTGRNTWHTGSLPGTFTLLVRTYNGMSWAALFNRRDDASGKSYGDIDQAMWTAANSVTKWPTNDLFPQYFPA; translated from the coding sequence GTGGAACTGACACGCCGCAATCTCGGCAAGCTTGTAGTGGCAACGGGAGCGGCGGCAGCCGTCGGTACGGCAGTCGGTACCGCGGCGGGAAGGCCGGCCGATGCCGCGGCGACCTGGCTTGCGACGGGTACCGCGGTACCGGCGCTCGCCGGGTTCGACAACCAGCTGAAGACCTTCATGCAGGCGCGCGGCATCACGGGCGGGCAGGTCGCGGTCACCTACAAGGGCCGGCTGGTCCTTGCCCGCGGCTACAGCACCTCCAGCACGCTGACTGTTCAGCCCACCTCGCTGTTCCGGGTGGCCAGCCTGACCAAGTCGTTCACTTCGGCCGCGATCCTGAAGCTCGTCCAGGACGGCAAGCTGAGCCTGTCCACGCCGGTGACCTCGATCCTCACCTTCACCCCGCCGACCGGACAGACGGTCGACCCACGGCTGAAGACGGTCACGATCAAGCGCCTCCTGCAGCACCTCGGCGGCTGGGACCGCGAATTGTCCGGCGACCCGACCGGCATGGACGCGACCATCTCGAAGGCGCTCGGCGTCCCGATGGAGCTGCGGCACGCGGACGTCATCAAGTTCATGGCCGGGCGGAAGCTCGACAACGCGCCGGGTACGAAGGTTGCCTACTCCAACTACGGGTTCCTGCTCGCGGGGCGCGTGATCGAGAAGGTCAGCGGTCTGCCCTACGCGACGTACGTGCAGCAGAAGTTGCTGACCCCGTTGAAGATCACCCGGATGCAGCAGGGCTACACCATCGCCAAGCACGCCGGCGAGGTGCCGTACGAGTCGCAGTACACCGCGAAGACCGTGCTGGATAACTCGGGCACCGTCGTCCCCGCGCCGTACGGGTCGTTCAGCATGCGCATCCACGACGCCAACGGCGGCTGGATCGCCAGCGCGCCGGACCTGGTCCGCTGGGCGAAGATGTTCGACGCGCCGTCCACGGTCCTGAACAGCACCTCGCTGTCGAGCGTCTGGGCGAAGCCCGAGACCGGTCTCCAGCCCGACGGCTGGTACTACGGCCTCGGCTGGCAGGTGCGACCGACAACCGGCGGCACCGGCCGCAACACCTGGCACACAGGCAGCCTGCCCGGCACGTTCACCCTGCTCGTCCGTACCTACAACGGGATGAGCTGGGCGGCCCTGTTCAACCGCCGCGACGACGCCAGCGGCAAGTCCTACGGCGACATCGACCAGGCAATGTGGACCGCCGCCAACAGCGTCACCAAATGGCCCACAAACGACCTCTTCCCCCAGTACTTCCCCGCCTAG
- a CDS encoding DEAD/DEAH box helicase, with protein sequence MSTPSEKYAVFRSDQAHPAVKEFRELYDFRLDEFQLRACAALEDGHQVLVAAPTGSGKTLVGEFAVHLALQRGQKCFYTTPIKALSNQKYSDLVRRYGSENVGLLTGDNSINSEAPIVVMTTEVLRNMLYAASQTLLGLSYVVMDEVHYLADRARGAVWEEVIIHLPDSVAVVSLSATVSNAEEFGDWLETVRGNTVVVLEEKRPVPLFQHVMVGKRLHDLFAGEAPTARAGQAQYGPQSRSGNPAKANDAKNTTDLKDLVNPQLVRIARDDNRIFRDDSRKPRRRRDLPKQRPARSHFTPFRSDVVEELDAGALLPAIYFIFSRKGCEDAMLQCLRSGLRLTKPSERDEIKRVLAERMVDLPDEDLGVLGYHDFSEALSRGIAAHHAGLLAAFKEVVEELFARGLIKVVFATETLALGINMPARTVVLEKLSKWNGEAHVDITPGEYTQLTGRAGRRGIDVEGHAVVLWQPGFDPRAVAGLASTRTYPLRSSFAPSYNMAVNLVRQVGRSRARDMLELSFAQFQSDQAVVGLARQVQRNTEALEGYKESINCHLGDFLEYAALRRRIGDRESSGSKARKLDRRVEAQESLEKLRIGDIIRIPAGRSAGWALVLDPGVRSEREGPRPTVLTLDRQVRKLSMIDFPTPVGAISTLRVPKKFNARNPQQRRELAHVLRGRTDLLGEEGPPSSRSRNGDVVTHADDPELQQMRAELRAHPCHGCSDREDHARWAERYFRLDRENRDVQRKIEQRTNTIARQFDRVCQVLDALHYLDGDKTTEAGDRLSRIYTELDLVAAECLRVGVFDDLDVPELAAALAALVFESRSKDEPTSPRLPRGEVRPALEKMGVIWRELSALERDMRVDFLRQMDLGFCWAAFRWASGASLAEVLYESDLAAGDFVRWVKQLIDLTEQVADAAGPTPLRKTARAVTEQIRRGVIAYASVVDEPDS encoded by the coding sequence ATGAGCACCCCGTCCGAGAAGTATGCCGTTTTCCGCTCGGACCAGGCGCATCCGGCGGTCAAGGAGTTCCGGGAGCTGTATGACTTCCGGCTGGACGAGTTCCAGTTGCGGGCGTGTGCCGCGCTCGAGGACGGTCACCAGGTGCTCGTTGCCGCGCCGACCGGATCCGGGAAGACGCTCGTCGGCGAGTTCGCCGTCCACCTCGCGCTCCAGCGGGGGCAGAAGTGCTTTTACACCACCCCGATCAAGGCGCTGAGCAACCAGAAGTACAGCGATCTCGTCCGCCGGTACGGCAGCGAGAACGTGGGTCTGCTCACCGGCGACAACTCGATCAACTCCGAGGCGCCGATCGTCGTGATGACGACCGAGGTGCTGCGGAACATGCTGTACGCCGCCTCGCAGACCCTGCTCGGCCTCTCGTACGTCGTGATGGACGAGGTCCACTACCTCGCAGACCGGGCCCGGGGCGCGGTCTGGGAAGAAGTGATCATCCACCTGCCGGACTCGGTAGCGGTGGTGTCGCTGTCCGCCACGGTGAGCAACGCCGAGGAGTTCGGCGACTGGCTGGAGACCGTCCGGGGTAACACGGTGGTGGTGCTGGAGGAGAAGCGGCCGGTGCCGCTGTTTCAGCACGTGATGGTCGGGAAGCGGCTGCACGACCTGTTCGCAGGCGAGGCGCCGACCGCCCGGGCCGGCCAGGCGCAGTACGGGCCCCAGAGCAGGTCCGGCAATCCGGCCAAGGCCAACGACGCGAAGAACACGACCGACCTCAAGGATCTGGTCAACCCGCAACTCGTCCGGATCGCCCGGGACGACAACCGGATCTTCCGGGACGACTCGCGCAAACCACGTCGCCGCCGCGATCTGCCCAAGCAGCGGCCGGCCCGGTCGCACTTCACACCGTTCCGGTCGGACGTGGTGGAGGAGCTCGACGCGGGCGCGCTGCTGCCCGCGATCTACTTCATCTTCTCGCGCAAGGGCTGCGAGGACGCGATGCTGCAGTGTCTGCGTTCCGGCCTGCGGCTGACCAAGCCGAGTGAGCGGGACGAGATCAAGCGGGTGCTCGCCGAACGCATGGTGGACCTGCCGGACGAGGACCTCGGCGTCCTCGGGTACCACGACTTCAGCGAGGCGCTCAGCCGTGGGATCGCGGCGCACCACGCCGGCCTGCTGGCCGCGTTCAAGGAGGTTGTCGAGGAGCTGTTCGCGCGCGGCCTGATCAAGGTCGTGTTCGCCACCGAGACGCTTGCCCTCGGCATCAACATGCCGGCCCGCACGGTGGTGCTGGAGAAGCTGAGCAAGTGGAACGGCGAGGCGCACGTCGACATCACGCCGGGGGAGTACACCCAGCTGACCGGTCGGGCGGGTCGCCGCGGCATCGACGTCGAAGGCCACGCGGTCGTCCTGTGGCAGCCGGGCTTCGACCCACGCGCCGTCGCCGGTCTCGCGAGCACCCGTACGTATCCGCTCCGCTCGTCGTTCGCCCCGTCGTACAACATGGCGGTGAACCTGGTCCGCCAGGTGGGTCGCAGCAGGGCGCGGGACATGCTGGAGCTGTCGTTCGCGCAGTTCCAGTCGGACCAGGCCGTCGTCGGGCTGGCCCGGCAGGTGCAGCGCAACACCGAGGCGCTCGAGGGGTACAAGGAGTCCATCAACTGCCACCTCGGCGACTTCCTCGAGTACGCCGCGCTCCGCCGCCGGATCGGGGACCGCGAGTCGTCCGGCTCGAAGGCGCGCAAACTCGACCGAAGGGTCGAGGCGCAGGAGTCGCTGGAGAAGCTGCGGATCGGCGACATCATCCGGATCCCGGCCGGCCGGAGTGCCGGTTGGGCGCTGGTGCTGGATCCGGGCGTCCGATCGGAGCGGGAAGGGCCGCGGCCGACCGTGCTCACGCTGGACCGGCAGGTGCGGAAGCTGTCGATGATCGACTTCCCGACCCCGGTCGGGGCGATCAGCACGCTGCGAGTGCCGAAGAAGTTCAACGCGCGCAACCCGCAACAGCGGCGCGAGCTTGCCCACGTACTGCGGGGTCGCACCGACCTGCTCGGTGAGGAAGGGCCGCCGTCGTCACGCAGCCGCAACGGCGACGTTGTCACGCACGCGGACGACCCGGAGTTGCAGCAGATGCGGGCGGAACTGCGTGCGCACCCCTGTCACGGCTGCTCCGATCGCGAGGATCACGCCCGCTGGGCCGAGCGGTACTTCCGGCTCGACCGGGAGAACCGTGACGTGCAGCGAAAGATCGAGCAGCGGACGAACACCATCGCCCGCCAGTTCGACCGGGTCTGCCAGGTGCTGGACGCGCTGCACTACCTGGACGGCGACAAGACCACCGAGGCCGGTGACCGATTGTCGCGGATCTACACCGAGCTCGATCTGGTCGCGGCCGAGTGCCTGCGGGTAGGCGTCTTCGACGACCTCGACGTACCGGAGCTGGCCGCGGCGTTGGCGGCGCTGGTCTTCGAGTCGCGGTCGAAGGACGAGCCGACCTCGCCGCGGCTGCCGCGAGGCGAAGTACGGCCTGCGCTGGAGAAGATGGGCGTGATCTGGCGGGAGCTGTCCGCGCTGGAGCGGGACATGCGGGTCGATTTCCTTCGCCAGATGGACCTCGGCTTCTGCTGGGCGGCGTTCCGCTGGGCCTCGGGTGCATCGCTGGCCGAGGTCCTGTACGAGTCGGATCTGGCCGCCGGCGACTTCGTCCGCTGGGTCAAGCAGCTCATCGACCTGACCGAGCAGGTCGCCGACGCGGCCGGCCCGACGCCGCTGCGCAAAACGGCACGCGCGGTCACCGAGCAGATCCGCCGCGGCGTCATCGCGTACGCGTCTGTGGTCGACGAGCCGGACAGTTAG
- a CDS encoding response regulator: MIRVLVADDQELVRTGLSMILDAQPGIEVVGQAADGREAVELARRLRPDVCLFDIRMPGMDGIAATRELAGPQVEHPLAIVVITTFDVDEYVHGALKAGARGFLLKGAGPELLVQAIEAAANGDALIAPNITARLLAAFSDTRLGRPPAQPVEPLTTREEEILRTVAQGRTNSEIATDLHISLSTVKTHLTSIMTKLNARNRVELVMWAYETHRVHR, encoded by the coding sequence ATGATCCGGGTGCTCGTCGCCGACGACCAGGAACTCGTCCGTACGGGCCTGTCGATGATCCTCGACGCACAACCCGGCATCGAGGTGGTCGGTCAGGCCGCGGACGGCCGCGAGGCGGTCGAACTCGCCCGCCGGCTCCGCCCCGACGTCTGCCTGTTCGACATCCGGATGCCCGGCATGGACGGCATCGCCGCCACCCGCGAACTGGCCGGCCCCCAGGTCGAGCACCCGCTCGCGATCGTGGTGATCACCACCTTCGACGTCGACGAGTACGTCCACGGCGCCCTCAAGGCAGGCGCCCGCGGCTTCCTCCTCAAAGGCGCCGGCCCCGAACTCCTGGTCCAGGCCATCGAGGCAGCCGCGAACGGCGACGCCCTGATCGCCCCCAACATCACGGCTCGCCTGCTCGCGGCCTTCTCCGACACCCGCCTCGGCCGCCCACCCGCCCAACCCGTCGAACCCCTCACCACCCGAGAGGAAGAAATCCTCCGAACCGTCGCCCAGGGCCGAACCAACTCCGAGATCGCCACCGACCTCCACATCAGCCTCAGCACGGTGAAAACCCACCTCACCAGCATCATGACCAAACTAAACGCCCGAAACCGCGTAGAACTCGTCATGTGGGCCTACGAAACCCACCGAGTCCACCGCTGA
- a CDS encoding sensor histidine kinase, with protein MLRNAVRSLWAEPRAPQPPVRVWRDWVLVGLLVPTAILEGIFREHLIWRPVALAFGVCGVILLLWRRTHPFAVVAVAFGALIVLDIVSLINVHSSVGLYTMVCVVLLPYSLFRWGSGREIGVGLMFVLTALAVGLAVDYTGVGNAVAGSMFLLFPAALGAAVRFRTSARTRELDQVRLREREQLARELHDTVAHHVSAILIRAQAGRVVAGSDPGAAVDALSVIEAEASRTLAEMRTMVAGLRADEAAALAPQPGVADLERLARGTTGDRLLVDVGLSGDLDDLAPSVGAAIYRIAQESITNAVRHARDATRVEVRVAADEGCVRLTIRDDGSAGSAGPVGYGLVGMTERATLLGGSFEAGPGPDRGWTVEAVLPKGAR; from the coding sequence ATGCTGAGAAACGCGGTCCGCTCGCTGTGGGCCGAGCCGCGAGCGCCGCAGCCGCCAGTGCGCGTCTGGCGGGACTGGGTGCTGGTCGGTCTGCTGGTGCCGACGGCGATCCTGGAGGGCATCTTTCGCGAACACCTGATCTGGAGGCCGGTCGCGCTGGCGTTCGGGGTCTGCGGAGTGATCCTTCTGCTCTGGCGGCGTACGCATCCCTTCGCGGTGGTGGCGGTCGCATTCGGGGCCCTGATCGTGCTGGACATCGTGAGCCTGATCAACGTCCACTCGTCGGTGGGGCTGTACACGATGGTGTGCGTGGTGCTGCTGCCCTATTCGCTGTTTCGGTGGGGATCCGGCCGGGAGATCGGGGTCGGCCTGATGTTCGTCCTGACCGCGTTGGCCGTCGGGCTGGCCGTCGACTACACCGGGGTCGGCAATGCGGTGGCCGGGAGCATGTTCCTGCTCTTCCCGGCCGCGCTCGGTGCCGCGGTTCGCTTCCGGACCTCGGCGCGGACCAGGGAGCTGGACCAGGTTCGGCTGCGGGAGCGCGAGCAGTTGGCCCGCGAGTTGCACGACACCGTCGCCCACCACGTCTCGGCGATCTTGATCCGGGCGCAGGCGGGCCGGGTCGTCGCCGGCTCCGATCCCGGGGCGGCGGTCGACGCGTTGTCGGTGATCGAGGCAGAGGCATCGCGCACGCTGGCGGAGATGCGCACGATGGTCGCCGGACTTCGCGCGGACGAAGCGGCCGCGCTGGCTCCCCAGCCGGGTGTGGCTGACCTCGAGCGACTGGCCCGCGGTACGACGGGGGACCGGTTGCTGGTCGACGTCGGGTTGTCGGGCGATCTCGACGACCTCGCGCCTTCGGTCGGGGCCGCCATCTACCGGATCGCGCAGGAGTCGATCACCAACGCCGTACGGCATGCCCGAGACGCGACCCGCGTCGAGGTCCGGGTCGCCGCGGACGAGGGTTGCGTGCGGCTCACGATCCGAGACGACGGCTCGGCGGGCTCGGCCGGGCCGGTCGGCTACGGCCTGGTCGGGATGACGGAGCGAGCCACCCTCCTCGGCGGCTCCTTCGAGGCGGGGCCCGGTCCGGACCGCGGCTGGACCGTCGAAGCCGTGCTGCCGAAGGGGGCTCGATGA
- a CDS encoding MMPL family transporter, whose amino-acid sequence MSNALYKLGRYAARRPWTVIGTWLVVALLVVAAASAFGQKLEDSMGAPGLDSQRATDLLARSNQAGLTAQVVVTPTDRSTTFLNSAEARAALSKVQVAATQLPKVLTATDPAAAISPDGRVAVIRIQYPVQNQLAPSDLENLKEFAAKTQSSQLQLELGGDLFFAFEQPGTGVGEALGLVVAVVILLVTFGSLIAMGLPIGLALFGLALGVSSMSLLTYLIDVPSWAPVIGSMVGLGVGIDYALFLVTRHREYLSQGLTVEESAGRAVATAGQAVVFAGGTVVIAILGLAVAGVPFMTAGGIAVSIIVLIMVVASITLLPAFLGLAGSWINRLAVRRVEVRTAGWQRWARHVSRHAVAYLVGGTVALLAVAAPVLALRVGTPDEGALPESRTERRAYDLVAKGFGPGINGPLVIAVDISKDASVVQPLVDAVKADKGIAAAAPAEVNTTAGLATLVAFPTTGPQDSATLETVKRLRTDVFPSVLRGSVATAHVGGQTASFADVGARVNDRLPYFVGAVILLSVLLLTLVFRSIVVPLKAAALNLLSIGASFGVMVMVFQWGWGADLIGLESTVPIVPFIPMFMFAILFGLSMDYEVFLLSRVREEYLVTGDSDASVVHGIATTGRLITSAALIMVAVFLGFVMSNDPSAKMFGLGLAVAIFIDATVVRMILVPAAMKLLGHANWWLPRRLARLLPVVDGLGEGTTESALSGYEDAVEVQPVGHQV is encoded by the coding sequence ATGTCGAACGCTCTGTACAAACTAGGCCGGTACGCCGCCCGTCGCCCCTGGACGGTGATCGGGACCTGGCTCGTGGTCGCACTGCTCGTGGTCGCGGCCGCGAGCGCCTTCGGTCAGAAGCTCGAGGACTCGATGGGAGCGCCGGGACTCGACTCGCAGCGGGCCACCGACCTGCTCGCCCGGTCGAACCAGGCCGGCCTGACGGCGCAAGTGGTGGTGACGCCCACAGACCGCAGTACGACGTTCCTCAACTCGGCCGAGGCACGAGCCGCTTTGTCCAAGGTCCAAGTTGCGGCAACCCAGTTGCCCAAAGTCCTCACCGCGACCGATCCGGCAGCAGCGATCTCGCCGGACGGCCGAGTCGCCGTCATCCGGATTCAGTACCCCGTGCAGAACCAGCTCGCCCCGAGCGACCTCGAGAATCTCAAGGAGTTCGCGGCGAAGACGCAGAGTTCCCAGCTCCAGCTCGAACTGGGTGGCGATCTCTTCTTCGCCTTCGAACAGCCCGGGACCGGTGTGGGCGAGGCGCTGGGGCTGGTCGTCGCCGTGGTCATTCTGCTGGTGACATTCGGGTCGCTGATCGCGATGGGGTTGCCGATCGGGCTGGCGCTGTTCGGCCTCGCACTCGGCGTCAGTTCGATGTCGTTGCTCACCTACCTGATCGACGTACCCAGCTGGGCCCCGGTGATCGGCAGTATGGTCGGCCTCGGCGTCGGAATCGACTACGCCTTGTTCCTCGTCACGCGCCACCGCGAATACCTCTCCCAAGGTCTGACAGTCGAGGAATCGGCCGGACGCGCTGTCGCCACCGCCGGCCAGGCCGTCGTCTTCGCCGGTGGCACCGTGGTCATCGCGATCCTCGGCCTGGCCGTTGCCGGTGTCCCGTTCATGACGGCCGGCGGGATCGCCGTCTCGATCATCGTGCTGATCATGGTCGTTGCCTCGATCACCTTGTTGCCCGCGTTCCTGGGTCTCGCCGGGTCGTGGATCAACCGCCTCGCAGTACGGCGCGTCGAGGTTCGGACGGCAGGGTGGCAGCGTTGGGCCCGGCACGTGTCCAGGCACGCCGTCGCCTATCTCGTCGGGGGGACGGTCGCGCTCCTGGCCGTTGCCGCACCTGTCCTGGCGCTTCGGGTCGGCACCCCCGATGAAGGAGCGCTTCCCGAGAGCAGGACGGAGCGCCGCGCGTACGATCTCGTCGCCAAGGGATTCGGCCCCGGCATCAACGGGCCGTTGGTGATCGCCGTGGACATCTCGAAGGATGCGAGCGTCGTCCAGCCGCTCGTCGACGCCGTCAAGGCCGACAAGGGCATCGCCGCCGCCGCGCCCGCCGAGGTGAACACCACAGCCGGCCTGGCAACACTCGTTGCCTTCCCGACCACCGGACCGCAGGACAGCGCCACGCTGGAAACGGTCAAGCGGCTCCGCACCGACGTCTTTCCTTCCGTACTGCGAGGCAGCGTGGCGACGGCACATGTCGGCGGTCAGACGGCGAGCTTCGCCGACGTCGGTGCCAGGGTCAACGATCGCCTCCCGTACTTCGTGGGCGCGGTGATCCTGCTGTCCGTCCTGCTGCTGACCCTCGTCTTCCGATCGATCGTCGTACCGCTCAAGGCTGCGGCGCTGAACCTGCTGAGCATCGGCGCCTCGTTCGGTGTGATGGTGATGGTGTTCCAGTGGGGCTGGGGCGCGGACCTGATCGGCCTGGAGTCGACGGTGCCGATCGTGCCCTTCATCCCGATGTTCATGTTCGCGATCTTGTTCGGTCTGTCGATGGACTACGAGGTGTTCCTGCTGTCCCGGGTGCGTGAGGAGTACCTCGTGACCGGCGACAGCGACGCTTCCGTCGTGCACGGCATCGCCACGACTGGGCGGCTCATCACCTCGGCCGCGCTGATCATGGTCGCGGTCTTCCTCGGCTTCGTGATGAGCAATGACCCGTCGGCCAAGATGTTCGGCCTCGGCCTGGCCGTCGCGATCTTCATCGACGCGACCGTCGTACGGATGATCTTGGTGCCGGCGGCAATGAAGTTGCTGGGCCACGCCAACTGGTGGCTCCCTCGCCGGCTTGCACGTCTGCTACCGGTGGTCGACGGCCTGGGAGAGGGAACGACCGAGAGCGCCTTGAGCGGTTACGAGGACGCTGTCGAGGTTCAGCCAGTGGGCCATCAGGTCTAG
- a CDS encoding winged helix-turn-helix domain-containing protein has translation MNVLCRSHYLPLFARLGAYQRETLDRISWSDDRQLFEYFWGHKASLLPLSSYPLHRWRMRAAERQDWKDPDVTAPWSVVVGMQRLAEERPGFVDEVLANVTERGPLTAGEADPGGVRRKSSDPDPDPSTGKMWNWQDAKIAIEYLFCAGRVAIAGRRNFERLYDLTERVIPASVLRAPEPTAEEARRELVKQSARALGVATMRELTGSTSGHFPLPMATAKQVINELVEAGELIPVRIEGVEQQSYLSATAEDRPVAARALLSPFDTLIWNRDRTHRLFDFFYRISIYTPAAQRVHGYYVLPFLLGDRLVARVDLKADRRNSTLLVPTVTAENGIPDSDLIDPLAAELDLMAHWLNLDSVLVTAQGALGRSLSQAVDHR, from the coding sequence GTGAATGTCTTGTGTCGGTCGCACTATTTGCCGTTGTTCGCGCGGTTGGGGGCGTATCAGCGGGAGACGTTGGACCGGATCTCCTGGAGCGATGACCGGCAGTTGTTCGAGTACTTCTGGGGTCATAAGGCGAGCCTGTTGCCGTTGAGCAGTTATCCGCTGCATCGCTGGCGGATGCGTGCCGCCGAGAGGCAGGACTGGAAAGACCCCGATGTCACCGCTCCCTGGTCCGTAGTCGTTGGAATGCAGCGGCTGGCCGAGGAACGTCCCGGTTTCGTGGATGAGGTGCTCGCCAACGTCACCGAGCGCGGCCCACTCACTGCAGGCGAGGCCGACCCTGGCGGCGTACGGCGTAAGTCGAGCGACCCGGATCCGGATCCGAGCACCGGCAAGATGTGGAACTGGCAGGACGCCAAGATCGCGATCGAGTACCTGTTCTGCGCGGGGCGTGTCGCGATCGCCGGCCGGCGCAACTTCGAGCGCCTCTACGACCTCACCGAGCGAGTCATCCCAGCCTCCGTACTTCGGGCGCCCGAGCCCACCGCGGAAGAAGCCCGCCGTGAACTCGTCAAACAATCGGCCCGCGCGCTCGGCGTCGCCACCATGCGTGAACTCACCGGCTCGACCAGCGGCCATTTTCCCTTGCCAATGGCAACCGCCAAGCAGGTGATCAACGAGCTCGTCGAGGCCGGTGAGCTGATCCCGGTTCGCATAGAAGGAGTCGAGCAGCAGAGCTACCTGTCCGCAACCGCCGAGGACCGGCCGGTCGCCGCGCGTGCCCTGCTCTCGCCCTTCGACACCCTGATCTGGAACCGCGACCGCACCCACCGGCTCTTCGACTTCTTCTACCGAATCAGCATCTACACGCCCGCCGCCCAACGAGTCCACGGGTACTACGTGCTGCCGTTCCTTCTCGGCGACCGACTCGTAGCCCGAGTCGACCTGAAAGCCGACCGCCGAAACTCCACCCTCCTCGTCCCGACAGTCACGGCTGAAAACGGCATACCCGACAGCGACCTCATCGATCCACTGGCAGCCGAGCTAGACCTGATGGCCCACTGGCTGAACCTCGACAGCGTCCTCGTAACCGCTCAAGGCGCTCTCGGTCGTTCCCTCTCCCAGGCCGTCGACCACCGGTAG
- a CDS encoding IS3 family transposase (programmed frameshift) produces MPRPKKNFTPEYREEAVKSVIETSRSVTQVARELGINPGTLSNWVSAFKRDHAGEEPALSMDERARLRELERETRELRMENEFLKKAAGILCQGSSLSEKFEFIDAEYANRLTRENGNAPSIVKMCRWLEVKRSSFNDWRSRPMSATARRQGELKLIIVKSFEESDETYGYRRVHADLVAWGVTCGLELVRKLMRELGLEPCQPRPWRHCLTEQDGQAGPIPDLVDRDFTADAPGHKMVGDITYVSTWEGWLYLATVLDCHTKAVIGWAMDDNYKTPLIEAAIDMAVRNHDLVDGAIFHSDRGSNYTSAQFAATLKNNNLRQSVGRTGICYDNAMAESFFGALKNERTHRTEYPTRDHARRDIARYIELRYNTKRRHSGLGYRTPQQAHDDYLETQSAA; encoded by the exons TTGCCGCGTCCGAAGAAGAATTTCACTCCTGAGTATCGGGAGGAAGCTGTGAAGTCGGTGATTGAGACTTCACGTTCTGTCACTCAGGTCGCGAGAGAGCTCGGCATCAACCCGGGAACCCTCAGTAACTGGGTGAGCGCCTTTAAGCGAGACCATGCCGGCGAGGAACCGGCATTGAGCATGGACGAGCGTGCGCGGCTCCGCGAGCTGGAGCGGGAGACGCGAGAACTCCGGATGGAAAACGAGTTCCTAAAAAAAGCCGCAG GCATACTTTGCCAAGGATCATCGTTGAGCGAAAAGTTCGAGTTCATCGATGCGGAGTATGCCAACAGGTTGACCCGAGAGAACGGAAATGCGCCGTCGATTGTGAAGATGTGCCGGTGGCTCGAGGTGAAACGGTCCAGTTTCAATGATTGGCGGAGCCGTCCGATGTCGGCGACTGCGCGCCGCCAAGGCGAACTCAAGCTGATCATCGTCAAGTCGTTCGAAGAGTCCGACGAGACCTACGGGTACCGGCGGGTGCATGCCGACCTGGTGGCCTGGGGTGTGACCTGTGGGCTGGAGTTGGTGCGCAAGCTCATGCGTGAGTTGGGTTTGGAGCCGTGCCAGCCGCGGCCGTGGCGGCACTGTCTGACCGAGCAGGATGGCCAGGCCGGCCCGATCCCGGATCTGGTAGATCGGGACTTCACCGCTGATGCTCCGGGGCACAAGATGGTCGGAGACATTACCTATGTCTCGACCTGGGAAGGGTGGCTTTATCTGGCGACCGTGCTCGATTGCCACACCAAAGCTGTGATCGGGTGGGCCATGGACGACAATTACAAAACCCCGCTGATCGAAGCCGCGATCGACATGGCGGTGCGGAATCACGATCTTGTCGACGGCGCAATCTTTCACTCCGACCGGGGCAGCAACTACACTTCCGCCCAGTTCGCCGCGACTTTGAAGAACAATAATCTTCGCCAATCAGTCGGGCGGACCGGTATCTGTTACGACAATGCGATGGCCGAATCGTTCTTCGGCGCTCTCAAGAACGAGCGTACCCACCGAACCGAGTACCCGACCCGCGACCATGCACGCCGCGATATCGCCCGCTACATCGAATTGCGCTACAATACTAAACGCCGTCACTCAGGGCTCGGCTACCGGACCCCACAGCAAGCCCACGACGACTACCTGGAAACACAATCCGCCGCCTGA